The following are encoded in a window of Bacillus sp. es.036 genomic DNA:
- a CDS encoding GbsR/MarR family transcriptional regulator — MDIYSVTPSVGRLYGAMFFEKEPMTLDEMKDKLQMSKTSMSTGVRTLIDLNMVDKVWRKGERKDLYEVKSDWYQTFTDFFCIHWRKGIEMNRDACKESIAELMEVLDGDITNEDKIKAEEDLDKMSYALGYYEWLNKVVDLFESRKIFDVIDKEE, encoded by the coding sequence ATGGATATTTATAGCGTAACTCCTTCTGTGGGCCGTTTATATGGCGCGATGTTTTTCGAAAAAGAGCCGATGACGCTTGATGAAATGAAGGATAAGCTTCAAATGAGTAAGACAAGTATGTCGACCGGAGTAAGGACATTAATCGACTTAAATATGGTGGATAAGGTGTGGAGAAAGGGGGAGCGTAAAGATCTTTACGAAGTGAAGTCAGATTGGTATCAAACCTTTACGGATTTCTTTTGTATCCATTGGCGAAAAGGAATTGAAATGAATCGGGATGCTTGCAAAGAGTCGATTGCTGAGCTAATGGAAGTGTTGGATGGCGATATTACGAATGAAGATAAGATCAAGGCTGAAGAAGACTTAGATAAGATGTCTTACGCTCTGGGATACTACGAGTGGTTGAACAAAGTAGTCGATTTATTTGAATCACGGAAGATATTTGATGTGATAGATAAGGAAGAATAG
- a CDS encoding glycine betaine ABC transporter substrate-binding protein, with the protein MKRLTVLLLGVLMVLAACGGDSGSEESDPIVISGKPWTEQYILPHLLAEYIKANSDYEVEVDAGVGEVNILQQALVDGDIDMYVEYTGTGLEAVLKESAESDESADEIFERVKKGYKDEYNLVWLEPLGFENGYTLAMTQETNKEVNAETFSDIIPASNDLVFGGPHTFYEREDGYDALVEAYGFTYKDEVSLDPNIMYDALNEGEVDVIPAFTTDGRIARFDLATTEDDKQFFPPYYAAPIVRQEVLDSHPDLEKVVNEFAGSISEEEMSEMNAKVDMDGEEPEDVAVEFLKDKGLIE; encoded by the coding sequence TTGAAGAGATTGACCGTGCTTTTACTGGGTGTATTGATGGTTCTTGCTGCATGTGGGGGAGACAGTGGAAGTGAAGAAAGTGATCCAATTGTTATTTCCGGTAAGCCGTGGACAGAGCAATACATTTTACCGCATCTTCTTGCAGAGTACATAAAGGCGAATAGTGACTATGAAGTAGAAGTTGATGCAGGTGTTGGAGAAGTGAATATTCTTCAACAGGCGCTAGTTGATGGTGACATTGATATGTATGTTGAATATACCGGTACTGGTCTTGAAGCGGTATTAAAAGAAAGTGCTGAATCGGATGAATCGGCTGATGAAATTTTTGAACGAGTGAAAAAAGGCTATAAAGATGAATATAACCTTGTTTGGCTAGAGCCTTTAGGCTTTGAAAATGGATACACGCTTGCGATGACCCAAGAAACAAATAAAGAGGTGAATGCAGAAACATTTTCAGACATCATCCCAGCTTCAAATGATTTGGTATTTGGTGGACCACACACTTTCTATGAAAGAGAAGATGGTTACGATGCACTCGTAGAAGCTTATGGATTTACTTACAAGGATGAAGTGAGTCTAGATCCAAACATCATGTACGATGCTTTAAATGAAGGAGAAGTTGACGTCATTCCTGCCTTTACCACTGATGGTCGAATTGCTCGTTTTGATCTTGCTACAACAGAAGACGATAAGCAATTCTTCCCACCATATTATGCTGCACCAATTGTTCGCCAGGAAGTTCTTGATTCCCATCCGGACCTTGAGAAGGTTGTGAATGAATTTGCTGGAAGTATTTCAGAAGAAGAAATGTCTGAGATGAATGCAAAAGTTGATATGGATGGAGAAGAACCTGAAGATGTAGCTGTTGAATTCTTGAAAGACAAGGGATTGATCGAATAA
- a CDS encoding ABC transporter ATP-binding protein yields the protein MITFEHVSKKFADGTEALKDINLHIEQGELLTLIGPSGCGKTTTMKMINRLIEPSGGQISIDGKPISDQDPVELRRSIGYVIQQIGLLPHMTIAENIALIPKLKKWDKSKIDKRVDEMLNLVGLEPSVFRSRYPLELSGGQQQRVGVIRALAAEPPIILMDEPFSALDPISREQLQDELVKLQKEIQKTIVFVTHDMDEAMKIADRIAIMKDGEILQLDTPDRLLRHPKNEFVRNFIGDERMAKGQAPTAVDLMIQKVATVKESRGLAEAFRLMKSERVDSLVVTGPEQEYKGVVTLDQVQKHYEGDTKRIVDVIEIIEPIQRNTLYPEIAKRFAEKQPISIPVVEGEKLTGLVTRSSMMRGLAGLEQLGYKEEEPLNE from the coding sequence ATGATTACTTTCGAGCATGTTAGCAAAAAGTTTGCTGATGGTACTGAGGCGTTGAAAGATATTAATTTACATATCGAACAAGGCGAATTGTTAACGTTAATTGGCCCGAGTGGATGTGGTAAAACGACCACTATGAAAATGATTAACCGTTTAATCGAACCGAGCGGAGGTCAGATTTCCATTGATGGAAAACCAATCTCTGACCAAGATCCTGTTGAATTAAGAAGGAGTATCGGATATGTCATACAGCAAATTGGTCTCTTGCCACATATGACAATTGCAGAAAATATTGCACTCATTCCTAAATTGAAAAAATGGGATAAAAGCAAAATAGATAAACGAGTTGATGAAATGCTGAACCTTGTTGGACTTGAGCCATCAGTATTTCGGTCTCGCTATCCACTTGAGTTAAGTGGAGGTCAGCAGCAGCGGGTCGGTGTCATTCGTGCCCTTGCAGCAGAACCTCCCATCATTTTAATGGATGAGCCTTTTAGTGCACTCGATCCAATTAGTCGTGAACAGCTTCAAGATGAGCTTGTGAAATTACAAAAAGAAATCCAAAAAACGATTGTTTTTGTCACCCATGACATGGATGAAGCGATGAAGATTGCCGATCGGATTGCGATCATGAAAGACGGTGAAATTCTTCAACTCGATACACCTGATCGTTTGTTACGTCATCCAAAGAATGAATTTGTTCGCAATTTTATAGGGGATGAACGGATGGCTAAGGGACAAGCTCCTACTGCAGTTGATTTAATGATTCAAAAAGTAGCGACTGTTAAAGAGAGCAGAGGTCTAGCTGAAGCTTTTCGGCTAATGAAATCAGAGCGTGTGGATAGTCTCGTCGTCACTGGCCCTGAACAGGAATATAAAGGTGTCGTGACTCTTGATCAGGTTCAGAAGCATTATGAAGGTGATACAAAACGAATTGTAGATGTCATTGAAATCATTGAGCCAATTCAGAGAAACACGCTTTATCCTGAAATCGCAAAACGCTTTGCTGAAAAGCAACCAATCAGTATCCCTGTAGTAGAAGGGGAAAAGCTGACGGGATTAGTCACGAGAAGTAGCATGATGCGCGGACTAGCTGGTCTTGAGCAACTCGGTTATAAGGAGGAGGAACCTCTGAATGAATGA
- a CDS encoding YhgE/Pip domain-containing protein: MKKSSKQFRSEWASLLKNKKILIPVIAVLFIPVLYSGMFLWAFWDPYENLDQIPVAVVNSDNGADFEGEHLEIGNELVDKLKDEPEFKWDFVDEEEANKGLEDQTYYMKIHIPEDFSEKSTTVLDEHPDKLNLEYVPNESFNFLAGQIGGTAVSEIKSQIAENITENYSELVFDKFSEIADGLSDASEGAGELADGSSDLKDGTKQLKDNLAVLNEGSIELTNGLSSAENGSVDLANGISEANQGTTDLLDGLKEKQPQVSQLADGSSQLSNGLGELSSNMGDFKGGQEQLLAGVKQSRDGTKQLMDGLNASVSALENKSLPSVDAEGLKQSLTSGVTNASAVPKELQGVIESIQGSDQYTDEQKQALISQLQPIAEKSGTAAKSVGEAATKFSNEAEKLSGASSSLDALVEGQRQLAQGATALYEGQGDLEQGLEKFGDKINQANAGIDQLHNGAIQVADGTNTVSTGWNSLIDNVGTLNSGMTELSSGSQELASGLSELEGGSSEITSGAGKLADGSKDLDNGAQKLTDGTSELRDKLGDAAEETSNTNADDETYSMFADPVNVDTEAVSGVPNYGTGFAPYFLSLGLFVGALLMSIVFPLRDPAGTPRTAIGWFMSKYGILLVVGVIQALVSDAVLLYALQIEVQSVPLFLLFSVVSSLAYMTLIQFFVTTLGDPGRFVAIIILILQLTTSAGTFPLELIPEGLQVFNTWLPMTYTVSGLKAVISSGDFAFMWKNVYVLLGFIAIFAIGTITFFFVELKKRKKHGLEPAMNE, from the coding sequence ATGAAGAAGTCATCAAAACAATTTCGCTCTGAATGGGCGTCATTGCTTAAGAATAAAAAAATCTTAATTCCAGTAATTGCTGTGTTGTTTATACCGGTGTTATATAGTGGCATGTTTTTATGGGCGTTCTGGGATCCATACGAAAATTTAGATCAGATTCCAGTCGCTGTTGTTAATAGTGACAATGGGGCGGATTTTGAAGGGGAGCATCTTGAAATAGGGAATGAGCTTGTCGATAAGTTGAAAGATGAGCCTGAATTCAAGTGGGATTTTGTTGATGAAGAAGAAGCAAATAAAGGTCTTGAAGATCAAACCTACTATATGAAGATTCATATCCCAGAAGATTTTTCTGAGAAATCGACGACCGTTCTTGATGAACATCCTGATAAATTAAACTTAGAATATGTGCCAAATGAGAGTTTTAACTTCTTAGCTGGGCAAATAGGCGGAACGGCTGTTAGTGAAATCAAATCACAAATTGCTGAAAACATCACTGAAAATTATAGTGAGCTCGTCTTTGATAAGTTTAGTGAAATAGCTGATGGTCTTTCAGATGCATCAGAGGGAGCAGGAGAGCTTGCGGATGGTTCTTCTGATCTAAAAGATGGTACAAAGCAACTGAAAGATAATCTTGCCGTGCTTAATGAAGGATCGATTGAGTTAACAAATGGCTTAAGTAGTGCAGAAAACGGATCCGTTGATCTTGCAAATGGCATTAGTGAAGCGAACCAGGGAACGACTGATTTATTAGATGGGTTGAAAGAAAAACAGCCACAAGTTAGTCAGTTAGCTGATGGATCTTCTCAACTCAGTAATGGGCTTGGTGAACTTAGCAGCAATATGGGAGATTTTAAAGGTGGACAAGAGCAGCTTCTGGCTGGTGTGAAGCAAAGCAGAGATGGAACAAAGCAGTTGATGGATGGCCTAAATGCTTCAGTTTCAGCATTAGAAAATAAATCATTACCTTCTGTTGATGCAGAAGGACTGAAACAATCACTAACAAGTGGCGTGACGAATGCCTCAGCTGTTCCTAAGGAATTGCAGGGTGTTATAGAGTCAATTCAAGGAAGCGATCAGTATACGGATGAGCAAAAGCAAGCGCTGATTAGTCAGCTTCAACCAATTGCTGAGAAGTCTGGTACAGCAGCGAAGTCAGTTGGAGAAGCAGCTACGAAATTTTCAAACGAAGCAGAGAAACTTTCAGGTGCATCTTCAAGTCTAGATGCTCTAGTAGAAGGGCAGCGTCAGCTTGCCCAGGGAGCCACGGCATTATATGAAGGACAGGGCGATCTTGAACAAGGTCTAGAAAAATTTGGTGACAAAATAAATCAAGCTAATGCTGGGATCGATCAACTGCATAACGGTGCTATACAGGTTGCAGATGGAACCAATACGGTTTCCACAGGCTGGAATTCATTGATCGATAACGTAGGAACACTCAATTCTGGTATGACAGAATTATCTAGTGGTTCACAAGAGTTAGCATCCGGACTTTCAGAGTTAGAAGGAGGATCTTCAGAAATAACTTCTGGTGCAGGGAAATTAGCAGATGGATCTAAAGACCTTGATAACGGAGCACAGAAATTAACAGATGGTACATCAGAGCTTAGGGATAAACTAGGAGATGCCGCGGAAGAAACATCAAATACGAATGCTGATGATGAGACGTACAGTATGTTTGCTGATCCAGTTAATGTAGATACAGAGGCTGTCTCAGGCGTACCAAACTACGGAACCGGATTTGCACCTTACTTCCTTTCCCTTGGTTTGTTTGTAGGGGCACTTCTCATGTCTATTGTATTTCCACTTCGTGATCCAGCAGGAACGCCACGAACGGCAATCGGTTGGTTTATGAGTAAATACGGTATTTTATTAGTAGTTGGCGTAATTCAAGCACTTGTCTCTGATGCTGTTCTTTTATATGCATTGCAGATTGAAGTGCAGAGTGTGCCGTTATTCTTACTCTTCTCTGTCGTATCAAGTCTCGCTTATATGACATTGATCCAATTCTTTGTTACGACATTAGGAGATCCAGGGCGATTTGTAGCGATCATTATCTTGATTTTACAATTAACAACAAGTGCCGGTACGTTCCCACTTGAGTTAATTCCTGAAGGGTTACAAGTGTTTAATACTTGGTTGCCAATGACGTACACCGTTTCAGGATTGAAAGCTGTTATTTCCAGCGGAGATTTTGCATTCATGTGGAAGAATGTCTACGTATTATTAGGATTTATTGCAATCTTTGCCATTGGAACGATCACTTTCTTCTTTGTAGAATTGAAGAAACGTAAGAAACATGGGTTGGAACCTGCGATGAACGAATAA
- a CDS encoding quaternary amine ABC transporter ATP-binding protein, with the protein MEKAKITVKDVTKIFGKSPKQATKLLDQGKSKSEILKETGNTVGVNRASFDVYPGEIFVIMGLSGSGKSTLVRLLNRLIEPTSGQVLIDDEDIVRMKPEQLRDVRRKKLSMVFQRFALFPHKTVLENTEYGLEVQNISKEKRSGKAQESLELVGLKGYEKSYPSELSGGMQQRVGLARALANDPDVLLMDEAFSALDPLIRKDMQDELLELQESMEKTIVFITHDLDEALRIGDRIALMKDGSIVQIGTPEEIMTNPANDYVERFVEDVDLSKVLTASHVMKRAETLRADRGPRVALQLMREQKLSSLYIVDKKQKLIGAITADDAAKAIEAKKEIADILITDLPTVAPDTLLTDMFVKMASSSLPLPVIDENDKFKGIIVRGAVIGALAGNETESAKGEVS; encoded by the coding sequence ATGGAGAAAGCCAAAATCACAGTAAAAGACGTAACCAAAATATTTGGCAAATCGCCCAAACAAGCTACAAAGCTTTTAGATCAGGGCAAATCAAAAAGTGAGATTTTAAAAGAGACCGGAAATACGGTTGGCGTTAACCGCGCAAGTTTCGACGTATATCCCGGTGAAATCTTTGTTATCATGGGGCTATCAGGTAGTGGTAAATCTACACTTGTTCGGCTTCTCAATCGATTAATTGAACCTACTTCAGGACAGGTTCTCATTGATGATGAAGATATCGTCAGGATGAAACCTGAACAGCTTCGCGATGTTAGACGAAAGAAGCTTAGTATGGTATTTCAACGTTTCGCACTTTTCCCTCATAAGACAGTACTAGAAAACACAGAGTACGGACTTGAGGTGCAAAACATTAGTAAAGAGAAACGTTCTGGAAAAGCGCAGGAATCACTCGAACTTGTTGGATTAAAAGGATATGAAAAAAGCTATCCGTCAGAACTAAGTGGTGGCATGCAGCAGCGTGTCGGACTTGCACGCGCTCTTGCAAATGATCCCGATGTTCTTTTGATGGATGAAGCTTTTAGTGCGCTTGATCCACTCATTCGTAAAGATATGCAGGATGAACTTCTTGAACTTCAAGAGTCTATGGAGAAAACAATTGTTTTTATTACACATGACCTTGATGAAGCACTTCGCATCGGTGATCGGATCGCTTTAATGAAAGATGGTTCCATTGTTCAAATTGGTACACCAGAAGAAATTATGACGAATCCAGCCAATGACTACGTTGAACGATTTGTGGAAGACGTCGACCTTTCAAAAGTATTAACAGCTTCTCACGTTATGAAGCGAGCTGAAACACTAAGAGCTGATAGAGGCCCACGTGTAGCGCTTCAACTTATGCGTGAACAAAAACTTTCTAGCTTATATATCGTGGATAAAAAGCAAAAATTAATTGGTGCCATTACAGCGGATGATGCTGCAAAAGCCATTGAAGCCAAAAAAGAAATTGCTGATATTCTCATTACAGACCTTCCAACTGTCGCACCTGATACATTATTAACCGATATGTTTGTGAAAATGGCAAGCTCGTCTCTCCCACTTCCGGTCATTGATGAAAACGATAAGTTTAAAGGCATCATTGTACGAGGAGCTGTTATCGGAGCGCTAGCCGGCAATGAGACAGAATCAGCGAAAGGAGAGGTGAGCTAA
- a CDS encoding ATP-binding protein yields the protein MLIKPTKDNYEQVDLNKVVKDTTALTEVLASYYNVKIHYEEKGEFLIWGNSQELKQCLINLIKNAIESIEGEGLILVALQYGTKKGTVDIVIRDNGAGMSEQELEKIGLPFYTTKSKGTGLGTMITNRLMRNVGGKVHYTSAQDVGTTVTVTLPIIKQ from the coding sequence ATGTTAATTAAACCAACTAAAGATAACTATGAACAGGTTGATTTGAACAAGGTTGTGAAAGATACAACGGCTCTAACTGAAGTACTTGCCTCTTATTATAATGTGAAAATTCATTATGAAGAAAAAGGTGAATTTTTAATATGGGGGAACTCTCAAGAATTAAAACAATGCTTAATAAATTTAATTAAAAATGCGATTGAATCCATAGAAGGCGAAGGTCTTATTCTTGTAGCTTTGCAATATGGGACAAAAAAAGGTACGGTAGATATCGTGATTCGTGACAATGGGGCAGGGATGAGTGAACAAGAACTTGAGAAGATCGGTTTGCCATTTTATACAACAAAATCGAAGGGAACTGGACTCGGTACGATGATTACAAATCGATTAATGCGTAATGTTGGGGGGAAAGTTCACTATACAAGTGCCCAGGACGTTGGAACAACCGTAACTGTCACATTGCCAATTATAAAACAATAG
- a CDS encoding ABC transporter permease, which yields MNEENFFVLFIETMQNRWDDIFVALQEHLFLSFISIVIAILISVPLGIFISRRKKLAEPFIAVAAIFQTVPSLALFGFLIPFLGIGNITAIIALTVYALLPILRNTYTGITSVDQSSIEAGRGMGMTSMQILMKIEVPLSLPVIMAGVRTATVLTIGVATLATFVGAGGLGDIIYRGLTSNKDELVLAGALPATILALGFDLILKLLENAATPKGVKAKK from the coding sequence ATGAATGAGGAAAACTTTTTTGTTTTATTTATTGAAACGATGCAAAATCGTTGGGATGATATTTTTGTTGCGCTTCAGGAGCACCTTTTCCTATCATTTATATCGATTGTAATTGCCATCTTAATCTCAGTTCCACTTGGTATCTTTATTTCCAGACGCAAGAAGTTGGCTGAGCCGTTTATTGCCGTAGCTGCTATTTTTCAAACGGTTCCGAGTCTTGCATTGTTTGGTTTTCTTATTCCGTTTCTTGGAATCGGAAATATTACTGCCATCATCGCATTAACGGTGTATGCACTTCTTCCGATTTTAAGGAATACATACACGGGCATCACATCCGTGGACCAATCTTCCATTGAAGCTGGGAGAGGGATGGGGATGACAAGTATGCAGATTTTAATGAAGATTGAAGTACCTCTTTCTCTTCCTGTCATTATGGCGGGCGTTCGTACGGCTACCGTATTGACGATCGGGGTAGCAACTCTAGCGACGTTTGTTGGTGCAGGAGGATTAGGTGATATTATTTATCGAGGACTAACGTCTAATAAAGATGAGCTTGTGCTAGCTGGTGCACTACCGGCAACCATTCTTGCTCTTGGTTTTGACCTAATTCTAAAGTTATTAGAAAACGCGGCAACTCCTAAAGGAGTTAAAGCAAAAAAATAA
- a CDS encoding TetR/AcrR family transcriptional regulator gives MTFDRKKSIMEAAEKSFSMFGYKATTMDQVAKIANVGKGTIYNFFKNKEELFNEIVRGMVIELKELAQDSIHREDTFFENLHRALYSVLEHRREHKLAIKLSQEVREIGTPAAMDALNLVEKAILHFLEQEIERGISDGEVKRCDPSLAAFLMFKMYIALIFDWEKTHPSFSKEEIANHLEFYMMSGIKTEEQ, from the coding sequence ATGACGTTCGATCGAAAGAAAAGCATAATGGAAGCAGCTGAAAAATCATTTTCAATGTTTGGCTACAAAGCGACAACAATGGATCAAGTTGCTAAAATTGCGAATGTAGGGAAGGGAACAATCTATAATTTCTTTAAAAATAAAGAGGAACTGTTCAATGAAATTGTACGGGGAATGGTTATTGAACTAAAAGAACTTGCTCAAGATTCCATTCATAGAGAGGATACGTTTTTTGAAAATCTTCATCGTGCGCTTTATAGTGTATTGGAACATCGGCGGGAGCATAAGTTGGCGATAAAGCTCTCTCAAGAAGTACGTGAGATTGGAACCCCTGCAGCTATGGATGCTTTGAACCTTGTAGAAAAGGCGATCCTTCATTTTCTTGAACAAGAGATTGAACGTGGCATTTCAGATGGCGAAGTGAAAAGATGTGATCCATCTCTTGCAGCCTTTCTTATGTTTAAAATGTATATCGCGCTTATTTTCGATTGGGAAAAAACGCATCCTTCCTTTAGTAAAGAAGAAATTGCAAATCACCTTGAATTTTATATGATGAGTGGAATTAAGACGGAAGAGCAGTAG
- the choW gene encoding choline ABC transporter permease subunit: MQLFPKIPLADWVDSFVDMLTDNLEPVFDGITSGIDWFVEGIVSILGFPPALVLIAIFTILAWWSSRWPVAIFTLLGLLLIDNLGYWDPTIETLALVLTSVIISIILGVPLGIWASQSDRVRGIITPVLDFMQTMPAFVYLIPAILFFGIGMVPGIIASVIFAMPPTIRLTNLGIRQVPEDLIEASNAFGSTTKQKLIKVQLPLATPTIMAGINQSIMLSLSMVVIASLVGAPGLGADVYRAVTQIKVGIGFEAGLAIVILAIMLDRISQNIGKTKN; encoded by the coding sequence ATGCAACTATTTCCTAAGATTCCATTAGCTGATTGGGTAGACAGCTTTGTTGATATGCTTACTGATAATCTTGAACCTGTTTTTGATGGCATTACATCTGGTATCGATTGGTTTGTTGAAGGAATTGTTTCAATTCTAGGCTTCCCGCCAGCGCTTGTGCTAATTGCTATCTTTACGATCTTGGCCTGGTGGTCAAGTCGATGGCCAGTTGCCATCTTTACGTTACTTGGTCTACTACTAATAGATAATTTAGGTTATTGGGATCCAACAATTGAAACACTCGCTCTCGTGTTAACTTCGGTTATTATATCCATCATTCTTGGTGTTCCACTTGGAATATGGGCATCACAAAGTGACCGAGTAAGAGGCATTATTACACCTGTTCTTGATTTTATGCAGACAATGCCTGCATTCGTTTATCTCATTCCTGCCATTTTGTTCTTTGGAATTGGGATGGTACCAGGTATCATCGCTTCTGTTATTTTTGCGATGCCCCCAACGATTCGCTTAACAAACCTTGGGATTCGTCAAGTACCTGAAGACTTAATTGAAGCGTCAAATGCATTTGGTTCTACTACGAAACAGAAATTAATTAAAGTACAGCTACCGCTTGCAACACCTACGATTATGGCGGGAATTAACCAAAGCATTATGCTTTCCCTTTCAATGGTTGTTATTGCATCTCTAGTAGGTGCACCTGGCCTTGGGGCAGATGTTTATCGAGCTGTAACACAAATTAAAGTTGGTATTGGTTTTGAAGCTGGTCTCGCAATCGTTATTCTAGCGATTATGCTCGACCGGATTTCTCAAAATATAGGTAAAACAAAAAACTAA
- a CDS encoding glycine betaine ABC transporter substrate-binding protein, translated as MFNFKKGLTGLALFLSLTLILAACGGNNGGDSSEGSSEGGANVGEEVDYEIVGIEPGAGIMKATTSALEEYDSLKGWELIESSSAAMAAELGKAIEDEEPIIVTGWTPHWMFAKYDLKYLEDPKGLYGEEENIETFARKGLKEDQPSAHTILDQFNWTPEDMSSVMVEIQEGAKPEEAAQNWVNEHTDMVEEWTNGADEVDGEEISLAYVAWDSEIASTNVVAKVLESMGYKVELTQLDAASMFIAVSEGDADAMVAGWLPITHADLLDEYGDNMDRLGPNLEGAKTGLVVPSYVEADSIEDLKPAE; from the coding sequence ATGTTTAACTTTAAAAAAGGGTTAACAGGACTAGCATTATTTTTGTCACTTACATTGATTCTTGCTGCTTGCGGCGGAAATAATGGCGGAGATAGTAGTGAAGGCTCTAGCGAAGGTGGAGCAAACGTTGGAGAAGAAGTAGATTATGAAATTGTAGGAATTGAACCTGGTGCTGGAATTATGAAAGCTACAACTTCTGCACTTGAAGAGTACGATAGCTTGAAAGGTTGGGAATTAATCGAGTCTTCTTCTGCAGCGATGGCCGCAGAACTTGGGAAAGCCATTGAAGACGAAGAGCCAATTATCGTAACTGGTTGGACGCCACACTGGATGTTCGCGAAATATGATCTTAAATACCTTGAAGATCCAAAAGGACTTTATGGTGAAGAAGAAAATATCGAAACATTTGCACGTAAAGGATTAAAAGAAGATCAACCTTCTGCTCATACAATTCTTGATCAGTTCAACTGGACTCCAGAAGATATGAGTTCTGTAATGGTTGAAATTCAAGAAGGTGCTAAGCCTGAAGAAGCCGCACAAAACTGGGTAAACGAACATACAGATATGGTTGAAGAATGGACAAACGGAGCTGATGAAGTAGACGGCGAAGAAATCTCGCTTGCCTATGTTGCATGGGATTCTGAAATCGCAAGTACAAACGTCGTTGCGAAAGTACTTGAAAGCATGGGTTATAAAGTAGAGTTAACTCAGCTTGATGCTGCTTCTATGTTCATCGCTGTTTCTGAAGGTGATGCTGATGCAATGGTAGCTGGATGGCTTCCAATTACACACGCTGATCTTCTAGATGAGTATGGTGACAACATGGACCGTCTTGGACCAAACCTTGAAGGTGCGAAAACTGGACTTGTTGTGCCATCTTACGTTGAAGCTGATTCGATTGAAGATTTAAAACCAGCTGAATAA
- a CDS encoding amino acid ABC transporter ATP-binding protein gives MSIIQVKDLKKSFGQLEVLKNINTDVKEKEVVCVVGPSGSGKSTFLRCLNKLEEITGGSVIVNGHNIADPKTNINKVRQDVGMVFQHFNLFPHKTVVENVTLAPIKVKGENKQNSAKKAKELLAKVGLEDKANNYPGELSGGQKQRVAIARALAMEPSVMLFDEPTSALDPEMIGEVLEVMKDLAKEGMTMVVVTHEMGFAREVGDRVIFMDGGYIVEENVPNELFSNPQNERTQAFLSKIL, from the coding sequence ATGAGTATCATCCAGGTGAAAGATCTTAAGAAATCGTTCGGACAGTTAGAAGTATTAAAGAATATTAATACAGATGTAAAAGAAAAAGAGGTTGTTTGCGTAGTTGGTCCTTCTGGTTCAGGCAAAAGCACCTTCCTTCGCTGTTTAAATAAATTAGAGGAAATAACGGGCGGTAGCGTCATCGTTAATGGTCATAATATTGCGGATCCTAAAACGAATATCAATAAGGTTCGTCAGGACGTCGGAATGGTTTTTCAACATTTTAACCTCTTTCCACATAAAACAGTTGTTGAGAATGTAACCCTTGCCCCCATTAAAGTAAAAGGGGAAAACAAACAAAACTCCGCAAAGAAAGCAAAGGAACTTCTTGCTAAAGTTGGTCTTGAAGATAAGGCCAATAATTACCCAGGCGAACTTTCAGGTGGACAAAAACAGCGTGTAGCGATTGCAAGAGCTCTTGCGATGGAACCTAGCGTCATGCTGTTTGATGAACCAACTTCAGCCCTTGATCCTGAAATGATCGGCGAAGTGTTAGAAGTAATGAAAGACCTTGCAAAAGAAGGAATGACAATGGTTGTTGTTACTCATGAAATGGGATTTGCACGTGAAGTAGGCGACCGTGTTATTTTTATGGACGGCGGCTATATCGTAGAAGAGAACGTCCCTAACGAATTGTTCTCAAATCCTCAAAATGAGCGAACTCAGGCTTTCTTAAGTAAAATCCTATAA